A DNA window from Coffea arabica cultivar ET-39 chromosome 6c, Coffea Arabica ET-39 HiFi, whole genome shotgun sequence contains the following coding sequences:
- the LOC140008180 gene encoding uncharacterized protein — translation MRSTRSRSGRVPSNGAGQTSGAQQDRISEEQGSQRTQPNNEDAIAKMAEFVTDNPNIFEELGRYLKRQGKEKAESSKRRPTKSPEVPSDEDSDEGRLSRSTSRRASSKATSKLASISRAFSRGLLGKRAENPPRHPGGLASDYMRAPPFTDDINGEMVPPNFKLPNLHNYDGRGDPENHLRAFISAFRLYCVPDAVICRAFPIFLHGTARKWFWSLEPGSISSLDELIDRFIHRFVSSRPITKTSAYLLNLQQGQGESLRSYAQRFNDENVQIPDQNEQVTLAAFTNGLVAGTFNTEIHRDYPRTLRELWDRVDQGIRSEDVNRMKREAQASRTGQDPRRRRDTGRGEPGPSGTSNQLRDRRSVFDRIVKGRSSTSDAELTPLNSSRTHVLAVMRQNHLGRTPPEIAGRRDKRNSNLYCAYHRDVGHETEDCNDLKREIENLIRQGYLKQFVRKDGGFNRSVSHRESRGPRREDRRDTKLQCRGPEDHNEGKRPPRDGSPGYGPNIAGVINTISGGPTGGDSQNSRKRTYRQAGMDVADPSSRLSEVITYGPRDPVSAASSNHETLVVEVLTNNYIVKKVYVDPGSSVDVMYYRTFESLKLTREQLTPVRTPLVGFGGHVVHPEGMVNLMVTIGRHPRCRTAPVSFAVVKADSPYNMLIGRPTLNALRAVYSTYHLSFKFPTPEGVAEVSSDVGAARECYFATIQAAVAPRSSPRSEEKRPAVLSIDCIDPHKAGEPSRLELGDEVEQVVLDETKPDQVVQVGVGLPSPLKEEMISLIKDHRDIFAWSADEVVGVPPELMTHQLNVNPQARPMRQKRRHFGPERSKAISDEVDKLLPVKMIHEIQYPTWLSNPVMVKKDTGGWRMCADFTDLNKACPKDCYPLPRIDALVDSAMGYEVLCFLDAFKGYHQIGMSEENQEKTAFYTDQGVYCYTTMPFGLKNVGATYQRLINRLFKNQIGRNVEAYVDDILVKSLATSSFLSDLREVFGVLRDSRMKLNPKKCVFGVTSEKFLGYLVSHRRIEANPDKVRAIQDMSPPRNIREVQRLNGRLAALNRFLSQSAEKALPFFKVLKKADQFAWTEECQAAFDQLKRYLHHLPTLASPRPEEKLYLYLSAADEAVSAVFIRDEGTQVPVYYVSRALRGPETRYTQVEKQVLGLVHAARRLKPYFLAHPISVRTDQPIRQILVRPEASGRLTKWAVELGEYDLSYEPRTAIKAQALADFLTELTFTEGPESTSAKAEVSTPSTWTLYVDGSSNGDGSGAGLLLEGPQGVVCSYALRFGFPATNNEAEYEALIAGLQLARRLGAQQIHVRSDSQLVVRQVLGEYEAKDETMQRYLSKIIISDNGRQFAENPFKTWCENLGIKQHFASVGHPQANGQAENFNRTLLHGLKTRLHRAGTVWVEELPSVLWSYRTTPRSATQETPFSLTYGAEAVIPAEILTPNPRLAVYVAEVNDEERQLDLDLVDERRDLASARIASYKNTLAHYYNARVRHRRFQSGDTVDSSLETQSAELNHKGN, via the exons ATGAGATCCACGCGCTCCAGAAGCGGAAGAGTTCCCTCAAACGGGGCTGGGCAGACCTCGGGAGCCCAGCAAGACCGCATCTCTGAAGAACAAGGGTCCCAAAGGACCCAGCCCAACAATGAAGACGCCATCGCCAAGATGGCCGAGTTTGTCACGGACAACCCCAACATCTTTGAGGAGCTAGGGAGGTACCTCAAGAGGcagggaaaagaaaaggccgAATCTTCCAAGAGGAGGCCGACGAAGTCTCCCGAAGTACCCTCAGATGAGGACTCTGACGAGGGGCGTCTCTCACGGAGTACCTCCAGGCGCGCCTCCTCCAAGGCGACCTCTAAACTTGCCTCCATCTCCCGGGCGTTTTCACGGGGACTGTTGGGGAAACGAGCTGAGAACCCACCTCGGCACCCCGGTGGACTAGCTTCTGACTACATGAGGGCTCCGCCCTTTACGGATGACATCAATGGGGAGATGGTACCCCcgaatttcaagcttccaaacttgcacAACTATGACGGCCGAGGTGACCCCGAGAATCACCTCCGCGCCTTCATCTCTGCGTTCCGACTCTACTGCGTCCCCGACGCTGTGATCTGCCGAGCTTTCCCCATCTTCCTGCATGGGACTGCTCGGAAGTGGTTCTGGAGTCTGGAACCAGGGAGCATTTCCTCCCTGGATGAGCTGATAGACCGGTTCATCCACCGCTTTGTGTCGTCCCGACCAATCACAAAGACTTCCGCTTACCTCTTGAACCTGCAACAGGGTCAGGGCGAATCCCTCCGCTCGTATGCTCAAAGGTTCAATGATGAGAATGTGCAGATACCTGATCAGAACGAGCAGGTAACCCTCGCCGCCTTCACCAACGGGTTGGTGGCAGGGACTTTTAACACCGAAATCCATCGGGATTACCCCCGTACACTTCGGGAACTCTGGGACAGAGTGGACCAGGGAATCCGAAGTGAGGATGTAAACCGCATGAAGCGAGAAGCCCAAGCATCTCGTACGGGGCAAGATCCCCGGAGGAGGAGAGACACAGGCCGAGGTGAACCAGGCCCAAGTGGCACTTCAAACCAACTCCGAGACCGCCGAAGTGTTTTCGACCGGATTGTGAAAGGCAGATCGTCCACCTCGGACGCCGAGCTGACTCCGCTCAATTCTAGCCGGACTCACGTTTTGGCGGTGATGAGGCAGAACCACCTCGGCCGAACACCTCCTGAGATCGCTGGAAGGAGAGATAAGAGGAACTCCAACCTCTATTGTGCCTACCACCGGGATGTGGGGCACGAGACCGAAGACTGCAATGACTTGAAGCGGGAAATTGAAAACCTGATTCGACAAGGATACCTGAAGCAATTCGTCCGCAAAGACGGAGGCTTCAACCGAAGCGTCTCCCACCGGGAGAGCCGAGGTCCACGCCGAGAAGACAGGCGGGACACGAAACTTCAATGCCGAGGTCCCGAGGACCATAACGAAGGAAAGAGGCCTCCACGCGACGGATCACCAGGCTACGGCCCAAACATCGCCGGGGTGATCAACACCATCTCAGGTGGCCCAACTGGAGGAGACAGCCAGAACTCCCGGAAGCGGACCTACCGCCAAGCCGGTATGGATGTGGCCGATCCGAGTTCGAGGCTGTCCGAGGTGATAACCTATGGTCCCCGCGACCCTGTCTCCGCTGCCTCCAGCAATCACGAGACCCTCGTGGTTGAGGTCCTCACAAACAATTACATAGTCAAAAAGGTCTACGTTGACCCCGGAAGTTCGGTAGACGTCATGTACTACCGGACCTTCGAGAGTTTGAAGTTGACCCGAGAGCAACTCACTCCGGTCAGAACTCCCCTTGTCGGCTTCGGGGGACACGTCGTCCACCCGGAGGGCATGGTGAATTTAATGGTGACTATCGGGCGTCATCCCCGttgccgaactgcgcctgtcaGCTTTGCGGTGGTCAAAGCGGACTCTCCTTACAACATGCTGATAGGCCGGCCCACGCTCAACGCCTTGAGAGCCGTATATTCCACCTACCACCTGAGTTTCAAGTTTCCAACGCCAGAGggggtggccgaggtgagcaGCGACGTGGGCGCCGCCCGGGAATGCTACTTCGCCACCATTCAAGCAGCAGTCGCACCTCGGTCCTCGCCGAGGTCCGAAGAAAAGAGGCCGGCTGTCCTCTCCATAGACTGCATCGACCCTCACAAGGCAGGAGAGCCCAGCAGGCTTGAGCTCGGGGATGAGGTGGAACAAGTGGTCTTGGATGAAACCAAACCTGACCAAGTGGTCCAAGTAGGGGTCGGACTCCCCTCACCCCTGAAAGAAGAAATGATCTCCCTGATCAAGGACCACCGAGACATCTTCGCGTGGTCCGCAGATGAAGTGGTCGGAGTGCCACCCGAGCTTATGACTCACCAACTTAACGTTAACCCACAGGCCCGACCTATGCGGCAGAAACGAAGGCACTTCGGCCCCGAACGCAGCAAGGCCATATCGGACGAGGTCGACAAGCTCTTGCCGGTCAAGATGATCCACGAGATCCAATATCCCACCTGGCTGTCCAACCCAGTTATGGTCAAAAAGGACACTGGTGGATGGAGAATGTGTGCAGATTTCACCGACCTCAACAAGGCCTGCCCCAAAGATTGCTATCCCCTGCCGAGGATAGACGCCCTCGTCGACTCGGCGATGGGGTATGAAGTCCTCTGCTTCCTAGATGCCTTCAAAGGGTATCATCAAATAGGAATGAGTGAAGAGAACCAAGAGAAGACGGCGTTCTACACCGACCAAGGTGTTTATTGCTACACTACCATGCCATTTGGGCTAAAGAACGTCGGGGCGACCTACCAAAGGCTGATCAACCGACTCTTCAAGAATCAGATCGGCCGCAATGTGGAGGCCTATGTGGATGACATCCTCGTCAAAAGTCTCGCCACTTCATCCTTCCTGTCAGACTTGAGGGAAGTCTTCGGGGTCCTGCGAGACTCGAGGATGAAGCTGAATCCCAAGAAGTGCGTCTTCGGCGTCACCTCGGAAAAATTCTTGGGGTATCTGGTTTCCCACCGGAGAATCGAGGCCAACCCCGACAAGGTCAGGGCCATTCAGGACATGTCCCCACCTCGGAACATCCGAGAGGTCCAAAGACTGAATGGACGCCTGGCCGCGTTGAACCGCTTCCTGTCCCAATCCGCTGAGAAAGCTCTGCCCTTCTTTAAGGTGCTGAAGAAGGCTGACCAATTTGCCTGGACTGAGGAGTGTCAGGCTGCCTTCGACCAGTTGAAGCGGTACTTGCATCACCTACCCACTCTCGCTTCACCTCGGCCCGAGGAGAAACTCTACCTCTACCTCTCCGCAGCCGACGAGGCTGTCAGTGCTGTTTTTATCCGGGATGAGGGCACCCAAGTGCCAGTCTACTACGTCAGCCGAGCTCTCCGAGGGCCGGAGACTCGATACACTCAAGTAGAAAAACAGGTGCTGGGGCTAGTCCACGCAGCTCGGCGATTGAAGCCTTACTTTCTAGCTCATCCCATCTCCGTCAGGACCGACCAACCCATTCGGCAAATATTGGTGCGGCCAGAAGCCTCTGGTCGCCTCACCAAGTGGGCCGTGGAATTGGGAGAATATGACTTGTCCTATGAGCCCCGCACCGCCATAAAAGCACAAGCCCTAGCCGATTTCCTGACCGAACTGACCTTCACGGAAGGTCCGGAGTCCACCTCCGCCAAAGCCGAGGTGTCCACCCCATCCACATGGACACTGTATGTCGATGGGTCCTCTAATGGAGATGGCAGCGGTGCCGGACTTCTTCTGGAAGGACCTCAGGGAGTGGTGTGCTCCTACGCCCTCCGCTTTGGCTTCCCGGCCACCAATAATGAAGCCGAATACGAGGCTTTAATTGCTGGACTCCAGCTAGCCCGTAGACTCGGCGCCCAACAAATTCATGTCCGCAGTGACTCCCAACTAGTAGTACGCCAAGTCCTTGGTGAGTACGAGGCCAAGGATGAGACCATGCAACGGTACCTCTCCAAG ATCATCATCTCGGACAATGGGAGACAGTTTGCCGAGAACCCATTCAAGACTTGGTGCGAGAACCTCGGCATCAAACAACACTTCGCTTCGGTAGGCCACCCCCAGGCCAACGGTCAAGCAGAAAACTTCAACCGAACTCTCTTGCATGGCCTCAAGACCCGGCTACACCGAGCAGGAACAGTTTGGGTGGAGGAACTCCCCAGTGTCCTGTGGTCGTATCGGACCACGCCGAGGTCAGCGACGCAAGAGACCCCATTCTCCCTGACCTACGGCGCCGAGGCCGTCATCCCTGCCGAGATCCTTACACCCAACCCTCGGCTAGCAGTCTATGTAGCCGAGGTGAATGACGAAGAAAGACAGCTCGATCTCGACCTTGTCGATGAGCGGAGGGATCTCGCCTCAGCCCGGATAGCTTCCTACAAGAATACACTGGCACACTATTACAATGCCCGCGTCAGACACCGTAGATTCCAGTCTGGAGACACCGTAGATTCCAGTCTGGAGACTCAGTCAGCCGAGCTGAACCACAAGGGAAACTAG
- the LOC113691647 gene encoding myb-related protein 2 isoform X3: MYHHHQQGKNIHSSSRMPIPPERHLFLQGGNGPGDSGLVLSTDAKPRLKWTPDLHERFIEAVNQLGGADKATPKSVLKLMGIQGLTLYHLKSHLQKYRLSKNLHGQANCGTNKAAAGDRIPETNAASIINPSIGSQANKNLHIGEAIQMQIEVQRRLHEQLELRIEAQGKYLQAVLEKAQETLGRQNLGSVGLEAAKVQLSELVSKMSDQCLNSAFSDMKELPGSCPQQTQTPQPTDCSMDSCLTSCEGSLRDQEMHNNQMMLRPLNLRTDMEFNNMNNEASLQHAERRWCDDLMKEKRKLVSTMNEEAEKACAAEKNIGNLSMSIGLQGGRWNSHHSYLEKRGREAETEIKFFDQPHNRYGPIPPETQRPSEEYKLPFFAPKLDLNTDDGADAGSRCKQFDLNGFSWS, encoded by the exons ATGTATCATCACCACCAACAAGGAAAAAACATCCACTCTTCCTCAAGAATGCCTATTCCTCCCGAAAGACATCTGTTCCTGCAAGGTGGGAATGGTCCTGGAGATTCGGGACTTGTTCTTTCAACTGATGCTAAGCCAAGACTAAAGTGGACTCCAGACCTTCATGAGCGATTCATAGAAGCAGTTAATCAACTTGGAGGAGCAGACA aagcaacTCCAAAATCAGTTCTGAAACTAATGGGAATTCAAGGCCTAACCTTGTATCATTTAAAGAGTCATCTACAG AAATATAGACTGAGCAAGAATCTCCATGGGCAAGCTAATTGTGGAACCAATAAAGCCG CAGCAGGAGATAGGATACCTGAGACAAATGCAGCAAGCATAATTAACCCAAGCATTGGATCTCAGGCGAATAA AAACTTGCACATAGGCGAAGCAATACAGATGCAAATTGAAGTGCAGAGAAGGCTGCATGAACAACTTGAG CTCAGGATAGAGGCTCAAGGAAAATATTTACAGGCGGTGCTGGAGAAAGCACAGGAAACACTTGGCAGACAAAACTTGGGATCCGTGGGTTTAGAGGCTGCCAAGGTTCAATTATCTGAACTCGTCAGTAAAATGTCCGACCAGTGCCTGAATTCAGCCTTTTCAGATATGAAAGAACTGCCTGGATCATGCCCCCAGCAAACTCAAACGCCCCAGCCAACAGATTGCTCGATGGACAGCTGCTTGACCTCATGTGAAGGTTCCCTGAGGGATCAAGAGATGCACAACAATCAAATGATGTTAAGACCGTTAAATCTGAGAACAGATATGGAGTTCAATAACATGAACAATGAGGCCAGCCTGCAGCATGCTGAACGTAGATGGTGCGACGACCTGATGAAAGAGAAGAGGAAGCTTGTTTCAACGATGAACGAGGAAGCGGAAAAGGCATGTGCTGCTGAGAAAAACATTGGCAACTTGTCCATGAGCATTGGGCTTCAAGGAGGAAGATGGAACAGCCACCACAGCTACTTAGAGAAAAGAGGCAGAGAGGCAGAAACCGAAATCAAATTCTTTGATCAACCTCACAATAGATATGGTCCCATTCCACCCGAAACTCAGAGACCTTCAGAAGAGTATAAACTGCCCTTCTTTGCACCTAAGCTCGATCTAAACACAGATGACGGTGCAGATGCAGGTTCGAGGTGCAAGCAGTTCGACTTAAATGGTTTCAGCTGGAGTTGA
- the LOC113691647 gene encoding myb-related protein 2 isoform X1 yields MYHHHQQGKNIHSSSRMPIPPERHLFLQGGNGPGDSGLVLSTDAKPRLKWTPDLHERFIEAVNQLGGADKATPKSVLKLMGIQGLTLYHLKSHLQKYRLSKNLHGQANCGTNKAAAGDRIPETNAASIINPSIGSQANKNLHIGEAIQMQIEVQRRLHEQLEVQRHLQLRIEAQGKYLQAVLEKAQETLGRQNLGSVGLEAAKVQLSELVSKMSDQCLNSAFSDMKELPGSCPQQTQTPQPTDCSMDSCLTSCEGSLRDQEMHNNQMMLRPLNLRTDMEFNNMNNEASLQHAERRWCDDLMKEKRKLVSTMNEEAEKACAAEKNIGNLSMSIGLQGGRWNSHHSYLEKRGREAETEIKFFDQPHNRYGPIPPETQRPSEEYKLPFFAPKLDLNTDDGADAGSRCKQFDLNGFSWS; encoded by the exons ATGTATCATCACCACCAACAAGGAAAAAACATCCACTCTTCCTCAAGAATGCCTATTCCTCCCGAAAGACATCTGTTCCTGCAAGGTGGGAATGGTCCTGGAGATTCGGGACTTGTTCTTTCAACTGATGCTAAGCCAAGACTAAAGTGGACTCCAGACCTTCATGAGCGATTCATAGAAGCAGTTAATCAACTTGGAGGAGCAGACA aagcaacTCCAAAATCAGTTCTGAAACTAATGGGAATTCAAGGCCTAACCTTGTATCATTTAAAGAGTCATCTACAG AAATATAGACTGAGCAAGAATCTCCATGGGCAAGCTAATTGTGGAACCAATAAAGCCG CAGCAGGAGATAGGATACCTGAGACAAATGCAGCAAGCATAATTAACCCAAGCATTGGATCTCAGGCGAATAA AAACTTGCACATAGGCGAAGCAATACAGATGCAAATTGAAGTGCAGAGAAGGCTGCATGAACAACTTGAG GTTCAACGACACTTACAGCTCAGGATAGAGGCTCAAGGAAAATATTTACAGGCGGTGCTGGAGAAAGCACAGGAAACACTTGGCAGACAAAACTTGGGATCCGTGGGTTTAGAGGCTGCCAAGGTTCAATTATCTGAACTCGTCAGTAAAATGTCCGACCAGTGCCTGAATTCAGCCTTTTCAGATATGAAAGAACTGCCTGGATCATGCCCCCAGCAAACTCAAACGCCCCAGCCAACAGATTGCTCGATGGACAGCTGCTTGACCTCATGTGAAGGTTCCCTGAGGGATCAAGAGATGCACAACAATCAAATGATGTTAAGACCGTTAAATCTGAGAACAGATATGGAGTTCAATAACATGAACAATGAGGCCAGCCTGCAGCATGCTGAACGTAGATGGTGCGACGACCTGATGAAAGAGAAGAGGAAGCTTGTTTCAACGATGAACGAGGAAGCGGAAAAGGCATGTGCTGCTGAGAAAAACATTGGCAACTTGTCCATGAGCATTGGGCTTCAAGGAGGAAGATGGAACAGCCACCACAGCTACTTAGAGAAAAGAGGCAGAGAGGCAGAAACCGAAATCAAATTCTTTGATCAACCTCACAATAGATATGGTCCCATTCCACCCGAAACTCAGAGACCTTCAGAAGAGTATAAACTGCCCTTCTTTGCACCTAAGCTCGATCTAAACACAGATGACGGTGCAGATGCAGGTTCGAGGTGCAAGCAGTTCGACTTAAATGGTTTCAGCTGGAGTTGA
- the LOC113691647 gene encoding myb-related protein 2 isoform X2: protein MYHHHQQGKNIHSSSRMPIPPERHLFLQGGNGPGDSGLVLSTDAKPRLKWTPDLHERFIEAVNQLGGADKATPKSVLKLMGIQGLTLYHLKSHLQKYRLSKNLHGQANCGTNKAAGDRIPETNAASIINPSIGSQANKNLHIGEAIQMQIEVQRRLHEQLEVQRHLQLRIEAQGKYLQAVLEKAQETLGRQNLGSVGLEAAKVQLSELVSKMSDQCLNSAFSDMKELPGSCPQQTQTPQPTDCSMDSCLTSCEGSLRDQEMHNNQMMLRPLNLRTDMEFNNMNNEASLQHAERRWCDDLMKEKRKLVSTMNEEAEKACAAEKNIGNLSMSIGLQGGRWNSHHSYLEKRGREAETEIKFFDQPHNRYGPIPPETQRPSEEYKLPFFAPKLDLNTDDGADAGSRCKQFDLNGFSWS, encoded by the exons ATGTATCATCACCACCAACAAGGAAAAAACATCCACTCTTCCTCAAGAATGCCTATTCCTCCCGAAAGACATCTGTTCCTGCAAGGTGGGAATGGTCCTGGAGATTCGGGACTTGTTCTTTCAACTGATGCTAAGCCAAGACTAAAGTGGACTCCAGACCTTCATGAGCGATTCATAGAAGCAGTTAATCAACTTGGAGGAGCAGACA aagcaacTCCAAAATCAGTTCTGAAACTAATGGGAATTCAAGGCCTAACCTTGTATCATTTAAAGAGTCATCTACAG AAATATAGACTGAGCAAGAATCTCCATGGGCAAGCTAATTGTGGAACCAATAAAGCCG CAGGAGATAGGATACCTGAGACAAATGCAGCAAGCATAATTAACCCAAGCATTGGATCTCAGGCGAATAA AAACTTGCACATAGGCGAAGCAATACAGATGCAAATTGAAGTGCAGAGAAGGCTGCATGAACAACTTGAG GTTCAACGACACTTACAGCTCAGGATAGAGGCTCAAGGAAAATATTTACAGGCGGTGCTGGAGAAAGCACAGGAAACACTTGGCAGACAAAACTTGGGATCCGTGGGTTTAGAGGCTGCCAAGGTTCAATTATCTGAACTCGTCAGTAAAATGTCCGACCAGTGCCTGAATTCAGCCTTTTCAGATATGAAAGAACTGCCTGGATCATGCCCCCAGCAAACTCAAACGCCCCAGCCAACAGATTGCTCGATGGACAGCTGCTTGACCTCATGTGAAGGTTCCCTGAGGGATCAAGAGATGCACAACAATCAAATGATGTTAAGACCGTTAAATCTGAGAACAGATATGGAGTTCAATAACATGAACAATGAGGCCAGCCTGCAGCATGCTGAACGTAGATGGTGCGACGACCTGATGAAAGAGAAGAGGAAGCTTGTTTCAACGATGAACGAGGAAGCGGAAAAGGCATGTGCTGCTGAGAAAAACATTGGCAACTTGTCCATGAGCATTGGGCTTCAAGGAGGAAGATGGAACAGCCACCACAGCTACTTAGAGAAAAGAGGCAGAGAGGCAGAAACCGAAATCAAATTCTTTGATCAACCTCACAATAGATATGGTCCCATTCCACCCGAAACTCAGAGACCTTCAGAAGAGTATAAACTGCCCTTCTTTGCACCTAAGCTCGATCTAAACACAGATGACGGTGCAGATGCAGGTTCGAGGTGCAAGCAGTTCGACTTAAATGGTTTCAGCTGGAGTTGA
- the LOC113697389 gene encoding uncharacterized protein, producing MAGILSSTTTPIFGPFLGSKTFSTKRPFHVKLSAQSSETPIAASTSVSTKEEPSTSSGPSFSPPPNFRPPQPKPFSVRPDKNLDILGGSLALIFRLGTGVFVSGYSASFVPKNEIPPNQYALEIAGFKVKETSKLGPRPERPIEIYEFESCPFCRKVREIVAILDLDVLYYPCPKNGPNFRPKVVEMGGKRQFPYMVDPNTGVAMYESDEIIKYLVGKYGDGNVPIMLSLGLLTTLTEGFAMIGRMGKGSSYTPSKMPLKPLEIWAYEASPFCKVVREILVELELPHILRSCARGSPKRQVLYEKAGHFQAPYLEDPNTGVQMFESAEIVEYLKATYAL from the exons ATGGCCGGAATCCTCAGCTCTACAACAACTCCAATTTTCGGGCCATTCTTAGGCAGCAAAACATTTTCAACCAAAAGACCTTTTCACGTAAAATTATCTGCTCAATCTTCAGAAACGCCTATTGCTGCATCCACTTCTGTGAGCACCAAAGAAGAACCCTCCACAAGTTCAGGGCCTTCATTTTCACCGCCACCGAATTTCAGGCCTCCGCAACCGAAGCCCTTTTCTGTGAGACCCGATAAGAATTTGGACATCCTAGGGGGTTCCCTTGCCTTAATTTTTCGCCTTGGTACTGGTGTTTTTGTTTCCGG GTACTCGGCATCTTTTGTGCCAAAGAATGAGATTCCACCTAACCAGTATGCTCTTGAAATTGCTG GTTTCAAGGTGAAAGAGACTTCAAAGTTAGGTCCACGCCCTGAAAGGCCCATTGAGATATATGAATTTGAAAG CTGCCCCTTCTGTCGAAAG GTACGGGAAATTGTCGCAATTCTGGATCTTGATGTTCTATACTACCCTTGTCCAAAGAATGGCCCAAATTTCCGTCCCAAGGTTGTTGAAATGGGTGGAAAACGACAGTTCCCCTACATG GTTGATCCAAATACTGGGGTCGCTATGTATGAGTCGGATGAAATAATTAAGTACCTGGTTGGGAAGTATG GTGATGGAAATGTCCCTATTATGTTGTCTCTTGGTCTACTAACA ACTCTTACTGAAGGTTTTGCCATGATTGGTCGCATGGGTAAG GGTTCTTCCTATACGCCATCAAAAATGCCACTGAAGCCCCTTGAGATATGGGCGTATGAG GCTTCTCCATTTTGTAAAGTTGTTCGAGAAATACTTGTGGAGTTAGAGCTACCTCACATACTTCGTAG TTGTGCCCGTGGAAGTCCAAAACGACAGGTGCTGTATGAGAAAGCAGGACATTTTCAG GCTCCCTACCTTGAAGATCCAAATACTGGGGTGCAAATGTTTGAGAGTGCTGAAATTGTAGAATACCTAAAGGCAACTTATGCTCTTTGA